The window gaattggggataggaggtcctatctctcaggcagattccacatggtggagcttggtgacagttcctctttaaaatgggagccattatatggagtccctcagggctccattctgtcaccaatgctttttaatatttacatgaaaccgctgggtgaagtcatcaggagatttggtgcagggtgttatcagtatgctgatgacacccaaatctatttctccttatcttcatcttcatcatcaggaaatggcattcactccctaaatgcctacctacaggcagtaatgggctggatgaggaataacaaatttaagctgaatccaagcaaaacggagatgctcattgtgggggatcagaatttaagggttgagttagatcttcctgtactggatggggttacactcccccagaaggaacaggtatgcagcttgggagtgctcttggattcaggcctcaccatagtatctcaggtggaggctatggctaggagtgctttctatcagcttcggctgattcaacagctgtgtccattccttgaggataatgatctcaaaacagtggtgcatcagctggtaacctccaggcttgactgctgcaatgcactctacatggggctgcctttgtacgtagttcagaaacttcagttagttcaaaatgtggcagccagattggtctctggggtaacccggagagaccatattatgcctgtcttaaagcagctgcactggctgccgatatgtttcccggcgaaatacaaagtgctggttattagcttttaaagctctgaacggcttgggtctgggctaccttagagagcgccttcttcggtatgacccccatcgctcgttgaggtcctctggagaggtccatctccagttaccatcggtaTGTCTGCTGGCAACTCAgagccgggccttttctgtagtggttcctggtctatggaatacactcccggcagatatctgcagtttaggctcgctgccagtctttaagagagccctaaacatgtctttgtttggcctggccttccaaggcttgtaaagtggtggtgtttttaaaaaacattttaattgttttaaatggttttaattgtttttatattgtttttagcactgcaaaacacagtgctaaaaacaatataaaacaattaaaaccatttaaaacaattaaaatattttttaaaaacaacactttacaagccttggaaggccacacaattcaattgtgtgtttttatgtctctttaaagttgttgtacactgcccagagcctctggatgggatggtttataaatgtaataaataaataatatagcttacTGATGATGAGCAAGCTAACAGGCCGATAATTGACAGGATCATCCTTTCTCCCCTtcttaaatataataaataaatcatcatcatcaattgaattttttgccatgggatgtggtgatgggcaccagcttggatgactttaaaaggggcttagataaattcatggaggacaggtctattgatggcgactagtcttgatggctataggctgcctccaagctcaaaggcaagatgcctctgaataccagttgcaggagagaaggcttgcctctccttctctgccatcttctgcttgtgagcttcctggaggcatctggtgggccacagtgtgaaaaaggatgttggattagatgtgccttgggcctgatccagcagggctgctcttaggttCATAAGTTGAGGTATGCATTCTTTGGCTTTAAAGCCAATGGCGGTGAAGTTTTCGTCTAGATCAATAGGTTTGAGCATATATATCCTTCACATAATTCCTGtctctttttctcccttcttccctccACAGATTGGAAGAGACCTATATGAGATGCTACATGAGACAGTGATATTTGCCTGAGAAGCTGTATTGAATATCATACACCACTATGGCTCTATACTATCCAAGCGTGATGCAATCCTCCCCTTATACCTACTTGCCCTTTGGACCAGGTCCTGTGTCTGAAACACCACATGCTACCATGTTCCCACCTGTCCAGATGCACAGCTTCTACAGCAGGCCTCTTGCTGTGATCATGGACCATAACAACCATTACACTGACAGTTCAGCAAACCAAGTGGAGTACCACCATGTCTATGGGGTAAACCCCTACTTCAGTCCTTATGCATTCTGGCAGTTCCCTCCGGTAAACTCTCTTCCTTTGTACAATCCCTATGCTAACTATCGTCCTTATGCAGCCTACCAAAGACCTGGCTGGGATATGTGGCCTGAGGGATTCACCCTGAGAGGGGAGCTCCGCTGGGGTAGGCTTGAGAGGGTTGTGGGACCAAGGAGGGACTTGCCAGAATTTGTGAAAGATGATCTACGAAGAGTTTATGGCACCTATCCAAGGACTGATGTTTCCATAACCTACCACAATGGGGAGTTTGTTGTGAAAGGGGACCCTAGAGTAGGAGAACAAGAATACAGGGTAGAGAAGAGAATCATCAGAAAGGAGCCTACCCCAACTGCTAGTGAAGCTGAGGACAGCAGTGAAGATCggaacaggaagaagaaaaagaagtcaaataAATGAAGCAGCTGGCTAAAAAATACAGACTGAACTAGCATTCCTGTCTTTAGACTTCATTGCCTGCAGACTAGGCAATAAGCACAAAAAAGAAAACCAGaagatgttttgtatttttattttatttttgtatagcTTCCAAACACTTGATCCTTAGTAGCTAGGTTATTGGAGCTTACTAATATATGCACTTGGCTTCTCTTGTGCTCTAGGAAATGTTGTTCACCCTGTTAGCTCCCGAGTCTTTTGAGTGACTCTAAATTAGTAGCAAGAGGGCCTTTCCATCTGATCAGCCAACATGTGTATATGCAAGTCTGTGCTAGATTGTTGGCACCCACTTTACAATTTAACACTATATACATTCTCCTTAATCTCTTTGCAGAAAAATCCTCCCTGCCCCTTGTCTTTCTGAACACTGACTACttctaaaaaaaaagagagagtgctCACTAAGGACTATTTAGAAACTTAACTTGAGGTGAAAATATAAGGTGGTGGTATATGGAGAACCTGTTATTTCACACACAAGGTTGTAACATGGGACCAGAGTATATTTTAACATCAGCAGATATTAAATTTACAGTGCATTCCACCCTTTCTAACACGTTATGCTGTTGGTTCTTGGCTAGTTCTCAAGTGAAACCAACTCAAAGTTGCGCTTGGTCATCAGGTTGCAGCTAGTATGTACACAAACTAATGTGGAATTTTAAATAAAGGAAAACAAGCATGTATTGCTGTATGAATGTTAATGTGCAAAATTCTTGCATGTGAGATGGAAATAACTTTTGACCCAAATAggaatgtgtgtgtttaaagtcTTTAgaagtacaggttgagtatcccttatctagactacttgggaccagaagtgttccggatttcggatttTTCTGGATTATGggatatttgcataatgagatatcttgggcatgggatctaGAGCGCCAAAACAGACGCCAACAGAGCAGGTGCCAAACtgtgcagggagtggaggaggggactttcccttttccctctcgtgccaaagcgagaacatcagaagaaacattaaaaagcttcacagtAAAAATAGAgccacaactagagagaattacagacaaaacccctgtcactaacagccttctgagaTAAGTatgttttgactgcatgtttaaaagcagcaagacTGGAAATctgcgagtgagctgaggcgttttgttttttgttacagtatggtgtccagattttggagcattccggatttcagatgcccggataagggatactcaacctgtagctaATACTGACTGTCACAAAGCTGTGTGGTATAGAAGCTATTGATACCTATGATGTGGTGCACTACCTTTATAATTGTTAGACATTTAATAGACATTTTTGTAAGGCATTCCAATTGTTGTAAGGCATTCCATGTGAACAACGCCTTGTTCAGATGGATAAGAGAAGACATGACTGTATACTCTACACCTTGCTGAAAGAGCAGAGGTTATGCAAATATAATTATAAAAGAACCACTCCCATCTCCTAGGCATGCACAGATGTTTACATTTCTCTCCAGTAGTGGCTGTGCCTACCTTGGAGGTGAGGCAGTGTAGGTGGGCAAGGTCTGTAAGCCCCCAATGGGCCCGCCATAATACAGTCTTCAGATTACTGGTGGTGGTGCTGAATGTAGGGAGATGCAAGAGCCTGAATTCTATCCTGTTCTATAAAAGCATATAGGTCCATACATGCTGTTCAGGATAAGCTAGTGTGGAGTTGAGCTAGACAGTCATGACCAATTTATACCACAAGAAGCCATTGAAGCACCAGTAGTATGCCCACTTCTAATCCCCAACACTTCATCTCCACATCAAGGTACTGCTACTTCATTGAACAATGGCACTTTTCTAGGCACTTAGTTTTCTGCCTTAACTTACATGCAGACAGTCTCCTACTATGTTCTGTTCACGACACAGACGTGTCTTCCATGATTCATAAAGCAGGTATGATCAGTGATTCAGCTCAGTTGGGGCTGATTTGCTAAGGTAAAATCCTGCCTTATCAAAATGTACAAGGTAACTTACAATCCACCACACTTATTCTCACATTAGCCCTTTGAGGCAGGGATATGCTGAAATGCAGTGACTCGTTCAAGGCCACACAGTTTACTTCATGGCTGAGGCTAGGGAGACTGGAATTTGGCCCTGACCTTCCCACAACCAGATGGGTGGTGGTTCTCTATAGAAAGTCTAAACTAGTGCCAAGGGTACAAGTGTTGAACAGTGGCTTATCTAGGCCTGGAGTGACTTGTTATGTGCAGGTAGCCGCTTGATGAGAGCCACTTCAGCTGTTTTAGGAGCAGCAGGTGTTGCTTAAGATGGATAGCAAGAACATGTCCCGATTGATGGATCTATACAATAGTCACTCTTGAGGGGTCCTCTTGGGGATGTGTGGATACATGAGGCTAAACTCGGCAGCTTCCTGGAGCTTAGTTGCCGTCTAGCTGTAGAACTGAATCCACGGGGCGTTTCAATGATTCCAAAGCCTATGGAATTCAGTTCTCAGAGCCAAACAGCCATGTAGGACTCCTTGTGGTTGAAACTGCCATCTGTCAGAGAAAGCAAAAATACAATAACGTCCCAAGTTTGAACATGtcgaccgggggtggggggaacctcttCTTGCGCAATATATAGGAAATGCTGGCAAGCATTCTGAAAACCACTAGTTAGTTAAAGCTAGATGTTACTCAGTACTTTAAGAACAGGTAATGTATTaaaagccacttaatggtgcagtgggaaagtaacttgcttagAGCACAGGAAGCAgttggttcaaatccacactggtgtgtttcccagaatatgggaaacatgtATATTAGGCACTAATatacagcgatataggaaggtgctgaaaggcactatctcatactacacgggagaaggcaatggtaaacccctcctgtattctaccaagaaaaccacatggctctgtggtcaccaggagtcagcagtgactcaacagcacaacctttccaacCGAATGTATTAAAAGCTAGCATATGTATACTGATTTTGTATTTCAATCTTTGTCCGGTAATGATCACTACAAAGCCCTGTTCAAGTGGTGGTATACTTTGGGTACAGGAGGAATGGGAGTATGTTAACCGGTCATCCCCCCTCCTCCGCCCCTGGCTTTCCTTACATATAgggtttgtctctgcagacaaatgttgTATCTGGACAAAGTTTCTCCCTGTGATCCAGAACATTAGCTACTGTACCCTCTGCACCCAGCACCTGAACAGGACTATTGTTGTGACACTAAAGGGTCCCCGCTCCACCAGCTACCAGAACTTCCAGCAGCCATCCTCCATAGACCCACACATGTTCCCAAGAAATTCAAAAACAAGTAGAGGAGGGCCTGGGATGGGGTTTATGAAGCATAATTCCAAGATGGAAATTGTCTTGGTGGCAGAGTGCAGAAACAAATTTCCAGGTTCACCAGGATACTTCAGAAAATAATGGAACCATGGGAGTTTTGTTCTTTTAGTCTCTCTGCCTGAACAGCTCTTCTTTCAGCTGTGTTGAAGTATTGTGAGGAAGGATTCTCTCTTTTTGCCAAAGGGATACTTTGGATTCAGTGatacgcatgcacacacatgcatggtaAATTTTGTTAACAGCTGGATGGTAGGGTCTAAACCTATTCAGTACAATAGATTATGATGGAAGAGTTAGGAAGGTGGCTTGGCCTTGGTGAGTCTAGGAGGATGAGTCTAAGGACATACATGTATGCAAGAGCATGACTAAAGTCTATAGCAATGTTCCTTTCATTTTGCTATGTTGTATTAGGACAGGCAATCCCTACCTTCCAAACTGAAACTGTCAAGATTTACTAGTAAGTTCATCTGGTGGCATTCAGTTTATTATTGAGGTCATACACTACTCAGAGGAACTGCCTTACAAGCATAAGGCTAGATCAGAACAATCGCAAGTCcttaacaaaagaaaaagaaaaagaaaaagaaaaagaaaaaagcccttCTAGTGCTGTTCTGCAAACATTTGTACCAGAGCTTGCACAAGAGTTCATGGAGTGCTAAATCACTTAAGAACCATTGTACTTTTCATGATTCAGCTTGTGAGAGTTCTTTTGCAAACAAAACAGCATCTTGAGATTTAGTTTTGCTTTCCTTGTGCAATGTTATCTAtggtgatgatgggaattgtaatccaaaaacattgGGGGACACAAGggtgagaacccctgttctagagccAAATAGaaagcagcccttccatgagcagAAGACAGGTTCTTCATATTAAATATGATAAATTAGCtaggctgggcgcagagcatctgcgcctctagtttgttgCCTGTTGCCGCGGGCCCCCACATCACCATTTTGTCACCTTCCTGTTGCCACCTCCGTCTTTCCCTGACCAGCCATTGTCGCCTCCTTCTTCCTCTCACTTGCTGCCACCTCATTCTTccgcccacccactgctgcctccttccaCCCGCCATCGCCATTTTCTTGGTGCcgttcccaccccccgccccagctgccTGGCCACGGCTGCCActttttcccctcccacccatcctgtggctagcctatccggcagctcttCAAACTCTCATGCGAGCTGCCATGCGTGGGATTAGCCAcaagtatgccttagagaattaaatatatagatatgggggggggggagatgaatgTGGAAGGGCATCTTTAGATCAAATGCTTAGTTCGGTCCAGTCTGGCATATCAGGTTAAGCACTTGGAAGTTgccagcagaggcgctcttacccctggactctggggtcaaagtccagggcctccacaccccctggggcccccaaatcctctttagtctaccATGTGTGGTGTGGTTTCTACTCTCAAGAACCTATCTGTTAAATGATGCTTAAA of the Hemicordylus capensis ecotype Gifberg chromosome 3, rHemCap1.1.pri, whole genome shotgun sequence genome contains:
- the C3H10orf95 gene encoding uncharacterized protein C10orf95 homolog, translated to MALYYPSVMQSSPYTYLPFGPGPVSETPHATMFPPVQMHSFYSRPLAVIMDHNNHYTDSSANQVEYHHVYGVNPYFSPYAFWQFPPVNSLPLYNPYANYRPYAAYQRPGWDMWPEGFTLRGELRWGRLERVVGPRRDLPEFVKDDLRRVYGTYPRTDVSITYHNGEFVVKGDPRVGEQEYRVEKRIIRKEPTPTASEAEDSSEDRNRKKKKKSNK